The Mesotoga infera genome contains the following window.
AAGGCTGAGGGTTTTCTTCATCTTTGCCCTCCCATTGCCGCAGAAATGATGTTCTGCTGATTAATATCCTTCCTTTCGAATATGGCTGCCTGTCGACCCCGGTGCATTACGAGCACTCTGTCGCTCATACTGGTTACTTCTGGCAGCTCAGAAGATATCATGATGATTCCCTTACCCTGATTCGCCAGTTCATTCATCAAGCGGTAAACCTCAACCTTTGCTCCAACATCGATTCCCCTGGTTGGTTCAACGAAGATTACGAGTTCAGGAGATTTAATGAGTCCCTTTGCCAGAACTACCTTCTGTTGATTCCCTCCAGAAAGGTTATTAACCCTCTGATCTGGAGAAGGTGTCTTTATAGTCAGTCTCTTTATCATCGCTTCAGCAAGTCTCTTACTCGCTCTCCAGCTAATGCTACCTAGCTTACTTACAAGTTCCGTATTTGGCAGCACAACGTTTTTTGTTATACTCAAAGGCGTTACTAATCCCTGTGTCTTGCGATCTTCGGGTATGAGAATAACTCCTCTTGCCAGTGCTCTGTCCGGCCTTATGGGAATAGGATATGGTCTTTTGGATAACTCGGCCCTGTTTGCACTAGCCTTTAAGCCACCGTATATGGCAAGGGCAACTGCCCCCTTACCTGAACCCACAAGCCCCGCTATTCCGAAGATTTCGCCTCTTTTCACTTCGAAAGAGACATTTTCGAAATGTCCAGATGCCGAAAGCCCATCAACCATGAAAACGGGTTCTTCGGTCACAAGATTCTCTTTTGGGAACATATCGTCGATTCTTCTTCCTACCATATCCTTTATCAAACGATCGCCAGTATAGCTTTCCGTAGGACCGGAAGATATGAACGATCCATCTCTCAATATCGTAACCCTGTCGGCTATTTCGAAGACCTCTTCAAGTCTGTGAGAAATAAAGACTATCGAAACGCCCTTCTCTCTGAGCTCTCTCATAAGTCTGAAAAGTATCGCTGTTTCATGCTCTGTTATTGTTGCAGTAGGTTCATCCATAACGATTATCTTTGCATCGGAAGCCAAGGCTCTGGCGATCTCGACAAGCTGTTTTTCGGAAACATTGAGTTTCTTAACTGTCGTGCCCGCAGGCACTGGAAAGTTGAGTGATCTCAGAAGATCCTCCGCCCTTCTTCTGAGTTTCCTGCGATTAAGATTCCACCAGGAGCTACTCTCTCTTCCCAGATATATGTTCTCTGCAACAGTTAGATCCTCGCTGAGATTCAACTCCTGATATATTACTGCTATTCCATGCGCTATGGCATCTGAAGGACTCTCAAAGCGAACTTCATTGCCCTCGAGAATTATCTTCCCTTCATTCTGTCTGTAAACACCACTCAGAATCTTCATGAGAGTTGATTTGCCGGCACCGTTTTCGCCTATCAGAGCAAGAATCTCGCCCCTCTTCAGATCGAAACTGACGCTATCCAGCGCCTTTACACCGGGAAAGCTCTTGGAGATACCCTCCATCTTGAGAATGAAATCATCCATTGCTACTCTCCCTGATTTGAAGCGAGGTCTTCAGAAGAACCTTGCTGTTAGTTTTTTGACCGCTGATCTTTCTCAGAAGCATCTCACCGGCCGCCTTACCCATAGCGTATCCATCCTGCCGAACGGTTGTCAACCTTGGGTTGGTCATCCTTGAGAAGAGTATGTCATCAAATCCAGTAACCGAAACGGTTTTAGGCACATCATATTTCATTTCAGCTAACTCCATCATCGCTCCGAATGCTATCATATCGTTGCCGCATACTATGGCATTGGGTATTCTCTTGAGTCTTCTCAACATCTCTCTACCACTCTCAAAGGTATAGTCTCCAAAATGTATCTCGCAATCACTAATTTCTTCTGAGATAGCATCTTCAAATGCCCTCAACCTCTCTCTGGAGGAGAAGGTATTTACGGGACCACTTAAAAAAGCGAAGCTTTTGTTACCAGCTCCGATAAGATAATCCATCATCTTTCTCATTCCGTCGTAATTGTCTGAAAAGACATAAGAGACCCCTTCCCAATCTTGATAGTTATCGATAATCACGATCGGTAGGTGAGATGAAATGGCCTTAATAGACTCGGGAAGCTCTCCGAGGAGTATTGCGCCAATTCCCTCGATATTCCTTGAATACAGTGCCTTTAGAAGTTCTTCCTCCTTTAGAGGATCACCTGATGAACTGACAAGAAAAATGAAATACCCCTTCACGCGCAGATAATCTTCGGCTCCCTTTACTATTTGGGAGAAGAAGGGATTCACAATATCGGGGATAAGGAAGCCTATCATGCCGCTACTACCGATCCTGAGACTTCTGGCAAGTCTGTTGGGGACATACCCAAGCTCCTGAGAGGCCCTATTGACTTTCTCTTCAAGTTCAGGGCTTACATACAGACTTTTGTTGAGAACTCTGGAGACTGTGGCCGTCGAAACTCCCGCCTTCGCCGCTACTTCACGTATGCTTATCTTACTCTTCATTTATACCTTAAATCCTCCTGTAAACGTTTGCGTAAACGATTACACAGTAATATAAACATACTCGTATTGTAATAGCCAAGTCTATTCACACATTATCATGAACGTTCAGCTGAGACATGAGGTGATTATTGATTAGTTACTCTTCTATGCTTCTTCATTCTAGTTCATGTATCGTCGTAAGATCAAAACAAAAGTGGGTATAATAAGTCGCAGCAAACGAGGAAAATGAAATTGGTTGCTTCAAAATAAAAAGAGGGTGTTTCCACCCTCTTTCGATTTGTCATTTTAATCAGTAATACTCAATCTCTCTTGTCTCTTCCTGCTCTATCATCGCCATCTCTTTCCAACCATCTGTCTCAAGGTCGGCAATGTTCATGACATAGTAGGCTACCATAGAGATGTAGTTGCCCATTGAGTCATATTCATACTCGTACACGACCGCTTCCTTCTCATCTCCCCAGTAGCTATCGGAGATCTTAATCGATACGTCGCCCATTTCGTTGTATTCAAGAGTAGACACGATTGGTTCTACGTCTTCTCCGGGCATCGCAAACATGTACATGAACTCCGATTCTCTTATCCTCTGATTCTTCTCATTGTATTCGTAGAAGGTTCTGCTGAGATCCATTCCCATCATGCCAAATCCCTCTTCGACAAGATTGCCTCTCTCATCGTAAGCCATCGATATCGTCATTTCGATTTCCTCGCCCTCGCTGATTCCAGACATCTTCTGAGCGACTAACCTGCCAAACTCGTCGTATTCCATTATGATGGTGGATTCTCCCTCTCCATCTTCTACAATGATTGACACTATCCTCCCATTCTCGATGGTTATTTGCTCAACTGATTCTTCAACTCCATTTTCTCTTCCGGTAATAGAAGCTAGCATTCCGCTTGCGTCATAGTTGAACAGAATCGCACTGATTTCGTTCCCTTCTTTGTCAGAAGAAATCTGTGATAGAAGTCTACCCGATCTATCGAAAGAGAGTATCTCGTACGGAAACACAAAATTCTCTTCCATGTAGAACTCGTCTTCTGGATAAACTATCTTAACTGTCTTGACCGGTCCTCGCAGATTGAAGTCGCTCGCACTCATTGGGATCATGAATTCCGATTGTGCAAAGGCAACTAGAGCGAATGCGACGAGCAAAGAAATCATTAACACTTTTTTCATTACTACACCTCCATTTGCTAAGTTACTATAATCATACAGGAGAGAGTAAGAAAAAGGAGCATCTATCTTATCTAAAGGCGGGCGAAAATGCAGAATCTGCTAATCGATAGACCATCTGAAGAAGAGAAATTCGAGATCATGAAGAAAATGTATTACTCAATTCCCGAGTCTAGTAGCGGGAGGTATTCACTTCCGGATCTAAGACCGATGGATGAAGTATACTCCGACTTTCTCAAGAGAGGAGACTCTTTGATAGTTCTCAGGAGCGGCGAAGAAATCGTAGGACATGTACATTCTGGTCCCCAGATCGATGAAAGACTCGCGTTCGGAAGATCCGGTCACATCTATGACCTGTTTGTGAGCGACATATATAGGAGAAGAGGAGCAGGGAAGCTTCTGCTTAGTGCTTCTTTAGAAGAACTCAAGAGATCCTCTTACTTGACAGTCACAGCAAATACATACAGGCTTGGAGCAGGATGGCGCCTTCCCAAGAGCGACTTCTATCATTGCGATATTCATGACGGAAAGGATAGTCTGTCGGCTTCGGCAACGGCGATAATCACTTCGATAAATCCTTTCATGCAAATATTCTCCCATATCTTCTTCGGTAAAGTAATGTACAGAATAGGACCCAGGAAAAGCACATTGA
Protein-coding sequences here:
- a CDS encoding sugar ABC transporter ATP-binding protein — translated: MDDFILKMEGISKSFPGVKALDSVSFDLKRGEILALIGENGAGKSTLMKILSGVYRQNEGKIILEGNEVRFESPSDAIAHGIAVIYQELNLSEDLTVAENIYLGRESSSWWNLNRRKLRRRAEDLLRSLNFPVPAGTTVKKLNVSEKQLVEIARALASDAKIIVMDEPTATITEHETAILFRLMRELREKGVSIVFISHRLEEVFEIADRVTILRDGSFISSGPTESYTGDRLIKDMVGRRIDDMFPKENLVTEEPVFMVDGLSASGHFENVSFEVKRGEIFGIAGLVGSGKGAVALAIYGGLKASANRAELSKRPYPIPIRPDRALARGVILIPEDRKTQGLVTPLSITKNVVLPNTELVSKLGSISWRASKRLAEAMIKRLTIKTPSPDQRVNNLSGGNQQKVVLAKGLIKSPELVIFVEPTRGIDVGAKVEVYRLMNELANQGKGIIMISSELPEVTSMSDRVLVMHRGRQAAIFERKDINQQNIISAAMGGQR
- a CDS encoding LacI family transcriptional regulator, which codes for MKSKISIREVAAKAGVSTATVSRVLNKSLYVSPELEEKVNRASQELGYVPNRLARSLRIGSSGMIGFLIPDIVNPFFSQIVKGAEDYLRVKGYFIFLVSSSGDPLKEEELLKALYSRNIEGIGAILLGELPESIKAISSHLPIVIIDNYQDWEGVSYVFSDNYDGMRKMMDYLIGAGNKSFAFLSGPVNTFSSRERLRAFEDAISEEISDCEIHFGDYTFESGREMLRRLKRIPNAIVCGNDMIAFGAMMELAEMKYDVPKTVSVTGFDDILFSRMTNPRLTTVRQDGYAMGKAAGEMLLRKISGQKTNSKVLLKTSLQIRESSNG
- a CDS encoding membrane-binding protein yields the protein MKKVLMISLLVAFALVAFAQSEFMIPMSASDFNLRGPVKTVKIVYPEDEFYMEENFVFPYEILSFDRSGRLLSQISSDKEGNEISAILFNYDASGMLASITGRENGVEESVEQITIENGRIVSIIVEDGEGESTIIMEYDEFGRLVAQKMSGISEGEEIEMTISMAYDERGNLVEEGFGMMGMDLSRTFYEYNEKNQRIRESEFMYMFAMPGEDVEPIVSTLEYNEMGDVSIKISDSYWGDEKEAVVYEYEYDSMGNYISMVAYYVMNIADLETDGWKEMAMIEQEETREIEYY